A genomic window from Solanum stenotomum isolate F172 chromosome 10, ASM1918654v1, whole genome shotgun sequence includes:
- the LOC125842604 gene encoding trans-Golgi network-localized SYP41-interacting protein 1 isoform X4: protein MQESHNAGSKKGDSSSEVEIEGDKKLPLNEPSETSISQTATLVGDEGKEEIKAEDIQLSEPNNVPSTVLATQNAEIAEDRGHQMEDAVSGSRMEEKLASEVQISDSSNIVSENSAENKMVNISSRSDASYISLCQLAEVVRDLNEDDFKFLLTCRDSAPNAPSLKLFDVFEKLKEQLYLASLAKDVSCLQLSEESEIQMELSRQHHKLTDLISAAKASSSELGEKNDVLADQLAQSRSEFQLIVSERDDLQKQLRISKSEVGEFSDRINELQTKLEISLGENASLSSEMVDCRNLVATLQVRNESLIGSLNLLSEENKKLLEEKENLVLENKKLGTDLAQSKALFGSLQLDNEDLSQNFTSLSEEKMKLHGEKEHLVSENENLFAQLSDYKNVVEALQVENKNINESLISVTEAKSQLQEENKSLLSETEKLGSEFLESKSLIEALQTEVAEAKGHLTSVMEERNVLEEQKKCLLSETEKQSFQLAEYKNSCNKVEYDLKDASLRIEHLTEENMHLKRRLELSETMKTESPKQSSFAYQSKEEAGHQLEGSCHSNFAPENLIDDDGSNWFGVMNRHMEEADRVLEKLDNAIEEVHSQLISMSRSSGKAVSPGVSKLIQAFESKDHDDEHQPEEFQSSENRTDADPYVLIQGLTKTLRALLKDLVLAAGNGYQFLEGEKSSKTATEVAAEELRAKCESLNEYIDILGGANIELMVFNESLGGCFWNAKKREGELMVLNEALHKQEVATKAENSRLRENLSSIQEKLPILQNQLGEMRESCKEMGSCISNQVEGLYKEVSDRGLILQEEWNSTIDQIFQTLRRLDLSVESVGSSLPSRVDHDPGCINLSSHTAASIDAAINVIEALQGQVEAARHESMLSTSREANEKLDFLQVENEKSVSLLYKIYGNLKKLVTEMPGNLQEDEVDDPKKSVDLSHPGAFDSLLEQLQRFLDEKTQVESANEKLKSELTARTKDFEELSKRSLGSDSILRVVQVVEGVISLDSFEININEPVSCLESLTSLLVQKYKGATEDVRLSREECASKEAQVIDLQGQMDHLSSLLVQCENEVVVLRESLKRVEEDVVSIGSQYQEKVTEFEQSEQRVSSLREKLGIAVTKGKGLIVQRDSLKQSLADTSSELQKCSEELQLKDARLQEVEMKLKTYSEAGERTEALESELSYIRNSATALRETFYLKDAILQKIEEILEDLELPDHFHSKDIIDKVDWLAKSVAGNSLPLTDWDHKSTIGGSYSDAGYALGDGWKEASQPNMGSSEDLKIRFEELQGKFYGLAEQNEMLEQSLMERNNLVQKWEEILDRIDMPSHLRSLEPEDRIGWLVLAVSEAENQYNSLQQKYDNSESLFASTSAELEESNRKISELENAYQLIVSEKELLLKSLESLNFDFEEMSRKAAQSETSNDDLQSRVGDLQKKLNEMLGAEERIHHLEGEIRRLEDVIKDFLWTSEADDVLFSSGSTESLEQLIRKLIDKYTTLSLGKPTESDTTPLEHVGKGADLSHEEKRESNVSCDEDADGGALNRKLEDALSDLLSLKEEKESIALKNQSLVRELEELGIRNKELQHLLNQEEQKSSSLREKLNVAVRKGKSLVQHRDSLKQSIEELNGEVERLKSEIRLQENAISDYEGRIKDLSVYPERIKTIESECSILRDQLEEKEYTLSMILCTLDEVNVGSNIDNPVEKLKRVGQLCHDLQSALASSEHETKKSKRAAELLLAELNEVQERNDGLQEELAKSLSELSGLSKQKESAEVAKHEALARLEKLSSVHSEERKSQLAEITMLKSGVDQLGKDLYVVDRLLTDVLSKDLETMHHLGSSMKVCQEPTDQNHFPLLVADSSGLTFAEPENKVFGKEIGSINQKLNRHSHLLHEEAARLSEILKTIHEEISHDKQHSNSLKTDLMRLESIQKEKDAELLMVQRYNAMLYEACTTLVMEIESRKSQLVGSSLASGAPKINSVYQSLAEGHDLAEMTDRFTEEGIRSVIEKLFMAVKDIMSVQNDITEFGQRDMKAAIASLQKELQDKDVQREKICAELVSQIKEAESISKSYLQELQIAKSQMDDLHRKVKLMEKEQDSLTHRIKELQDQESNSADLQLRVKSLEDMLEAKEQENEALMQALEEEEAQMEDKTNKIEEMERLLLQKNKDMENLEVSRGKTMKKLSVTVSKFDELHQLSESLLSEVENLQSQLQERDTEISFLRQEVTRCTNDAIASAQMSSKRDSDEIHDFLAWVDKMISRVQAHDMDYDDAKVNQIHDYKEMLEKQVVAVISEVEDLRALAQTRDLMLKVEKDKVEQLVRKEEFLENSLRDKESQLTMLRGASGMGQLANSSSEIIEIEPMANKRVVPGTVASQVRSLRKTNNDQVAVAIDVDPDSGKLDDEDDDKAHGFKSMTTSRIVPRFTRPITDMIDGLWVSCDRTLMRQPVLRLSVIIYWVVLHALLATFVV, encoded by the exons ATGCAGGAATCACATAATGCAGGTTCGAAGAAAGGTGATTCAAGCAGTGAGGTAGAGATTGAAGGAGACAAGAAGCTTCCTTTGAACGAACCAAGTGAGACTTCTATTAGCCAGACCGCCACTCTAGTGGGAGATGAGGGCAAGGAAGAGATAAAAGCCGAAGACATTCAACTCAGCGAGCCAAACAATGTTCCATCAACTGTTTTAGCAACTCAGAATGCTGAAATAGCTGAGGACAGGG GTCATCAGATGGAAGATGCAGTTTCTGGTTCACGCATGGAAGAAAAACTAGCTTCTGAGGTTCAAATTTCTGACTCCAGCAATATTGTTTCTGAGAATTCTGCGGAGAATAAGATGGTGAACATCTCATCTAGGTCAGATGCAAGTTATATTAGCTTGTGTCAGCTGGCGGAGGTGGTCAGAGACCTTAATGAAGATGACTTTAAGTTCTTGCTCACGTGCAGAGACTCAGCTCCAAATGCACCTTCTCTAAAACTTTTTGACGTTTTTGAGAAGCTCAAAGAACAGCTATACCTTGCAAGTCTTGCAAAAGATGTATCTTGTTTGCAGCTATCTGAAGAGTCAGAAATTCAGATGGAACTCAGCCGTCAACATCATAAGTTGACTGATCTAATATCTGCGGCCAAAGCTTCATCGTCTGAACTTGGAGAGAAGAATGATGTCCTCGCTGATCAGCTTGCACAATCAAGATCTGAATTTCAATTGATTGTATCTGAAAGGGATGACCTCCAAAAGCAGCTTCGCATTTCTAAAAGTGAGGTTGGAGAATTTTCTGATAGAATAAATGAGTTGCAGACTAAATTGGAAATATCACTTGGTGAAAATGCAAGTTTGTCTTCAGAGATGGTCGACTGCCGGAATTTGGTAGCAACTTTACAGGTTCGAAATGAGAGCTTAATAGGAAGCCTTAATTTGTTGTCTGAAGAGAATAAAAAGCTTTTGGAGGAGAAGGAGAATCTTGTTCTTGAGAATAAGAAATTGGGAACAGATCTAGCACAGTCTAAAGCGTTGTTCGGATCATTGCAGTTGGATAATGAAGATTTATCGCAGAACTTCACTTCTTTGAGTGAGGAGAAAATGAAACTTCACGGAGAGAAGGAACACCTAGTCAGTGAGAACGAGAATCTGTTTGCTCAATTGTCGGACTACAAAAATGTTGTCGAAGCTCTTCAGGTTGAGAACAAGAACATAAATGAGAGTTTGATATCTGTAACTGAAGCAAAGAGCCAGCTTCAAGAGGAGAATAAGTCTTTGCTCAGTGAAACTGAGAAACTAGGATCAGAGTTTTTGGAGTCTAAGTCTCTAATTGAAGCTCTGCAGACGGAAGTGGCTGAAGCAAAGGGGCACTTGACCTCGGTGATGGAAGAGAGAAATGTGCTTGAGGAGCAGAAGAAGTGTCTTCTCAGTGAAACTGAGAAACAGTCATTTCAGTTGGCAGAATACAAGAACTCGTGCAATAAGGTGGAATATGACCTGAAAGACGCAAGTCTGCGTATTGAACATCTGACTGAGGAGAACATGCATTTGAAGAGAAGATTGGAGTTGTCTGAAACGATGAAAACAGAGTCACCTAAACAAAGTAGCTTTGCATATCAATCTAAGGAAGAAGCTGGGCATCAACTTGAAGGTTCTTGCCACTCTAACTTTGCACCAGAAAATCTAATTGATGATGATGGTTCAAATTGGTTTGGAGTTATGAATAGACACATGGAGGAGGCAGATAGAGTACTTGAAAAGCTTGATAATGCAATTGAAGAGGTGCACTCTCAGTTAATTTCTATGAGTAGGTCGTCTGGTAAAGCTGTTTCACCTGGTGTGTCAAAACTTATTCAAGCTTTTGAGTCAAAAGACCATGATGACGAGCACCAACCAGAGGAGTTCCAGTCGTCTGAAAATCGAACAGATGCAGATCCTTATGTGCTGATTCAAGGGCTAACAAAAACATTAAGGGCGTTGCTGAAAGATTTGGTGCTGGCAGCTGGCAATGGCTACCAATTTCTCGAAGGAGAGAAGAGTAGTAAAACAGCCACTGAGGTTGCTGCTGAAGAACTGAGGGCCAAATGCGAGTCTCTGAATGAATACATTGACATTTTGGGAGGAGCAAACATTGAGCTAATGGTTTTCAATGAAAGTTTAGGGGGATGTTTCTGGAATGCTAAAAAAAGGGAGGGAGAGCTTATGGTCCTTAATGAAGCTTTGCACAAGCAAGAAGTCGCTACAAAAGCTGAGAACAGTCGGTTAAGGGAGAATCTTAGTAGCATTCAGGAAAAACTTCCTATTTTGCAGAACCAGCTGGGTGAAATGCGTGAAAGCTGCAAAGAAATGGGCTCTTGCATCTCTAATCAGGTAGAAGGTCTTTACAAGGAAGTTTCTGACAGAGGATTAATACTCCAAGAAGAATGGAACTCTACAATTGATCAGATTTTTCAGACACTGCGGAGGCTAGATTTATCTGTTGAGTCCGTTGGCTCCTCTTTGCCTTCAAGAGTAGACCATGATCCAGGGTGCATAAACTTAAGTAGTCATACTGCTGCATCTATTGATGCTGCTATCAATGTGATTGAGGCATTGCAGGGTCAAGTTGAAGCTGCTCGCCATGAGTCAATGTTGAGTACCTCCCGTGAAGCCAACGAGAAGTTAGACTTTTTGcaagttgaaaatgaaaagtctGTCAGTCTTTTATATAAGATTTATGGTAACCTCAAGAAACTTGTGACTGAAATGCCAGGGAATCTACAAGAAGATGAAGTTGACGATCCCAAGAAATCTGTAGATCTTTCTCATCCTGGTGCTTTTGATTCCCTACTGGAGCAGTTGCAAAGGTTTCTTGATGAAAAAACACAAGTTGAGTCTGCAAATGAAAAGCTGAAATCTGAGTTGACTGCCAGGACAAAAGATTTTGAAGAACTGAGCAAAAGATCCCTTGGATCAGATTCTATTTTAAGGGTGGTTCAAGTGGTTGAGGGAGTCATTTCTCTAGATAGCTTTGAAATCAACATTAATGAGCCAGTATCATGTCTAGAGTCCCTGACCTCTCTCCTTGTTCAGAAATATAAAGGGGCAACTGAAGATGTGAGGTTGTCCAGGGAGGAATGTGCTTCCAAGGAAGCACAAGTGATTGATTTGCAAGGACAAATGGATCACTTGAGCTCATTACTTGTTCAATGTGAAAATGAAGTTGTAGTCCTTAGGGAAAGTTTGAAGAGAGTTGAGGAGGATGTTGTATCTATTGGTTCTCAATATCAAGAGAAAGTTACTGAATTTGAACAGTCTGAGCAACGGGTGTCATCTCTAAGAGAGAAGCTTGGCATAGCAGTAACCAAAGGCAAAGGTCTGATTGTGCAGCGTGACAGTCTTAAACAGTCTCTTGCAGACACATCTTCTGAACTGCAGAAATGCTCTGAGGAGTTACAGTTGAAAGATGCAAGGCTTCAGGAAGTAGAAATGAAACTCAAGACCTATTCGGAGGCAGGTGAGCGCACGGAAGCTTTGGAATCTGAGCTCTCGTACATTCGCAACTCTGCTACTGCACTAAGGGAGACATTCTATCTCAAAGACGCCATTCTTCAGAAAATAGAGGAGATTTTAGAAGATTTGGAGCTTCCGGATCATTTCCATTCAAAGGATATCATTGATAAAGTTGATTGGTTGGCGAAGTCAGTTGCTGGGAACTCTTTACCTTTGACTGATTGGGATCACAAGAGCACTATTGGAGGATCATACTCTGATGCAGGATATGCCCTTGGTGATGGATGGAAAGAGGCATCACAGCCAAACATGGGTTCTTCCGAAGACCTTAAAATAAGATTTGAGGAGCTCCAGGGCAAGTTTTATGGGTTGGCAGAACAAAATGAGATGCTTGAACAATCCTTGATGGAAAGAAACAACCTTGTTCAGAAATGGGAAGAGATTTTGGACAGGATAGACATGCCTTCACACTTAAGATCTCTGGAGCCAGAAGATCGGATTGGTTGGTTAGTGCTTGCTGTTTCAGAAGCTGAAAACCAGTACAACTCACTCCAACAAAAGTATGATAATTCTGAATCATTATTTGCATCAACGAGTGCTGAACTTGAAGAGTCAAATAGAAAAATATCTGAGCTTGAAAATGCATATCAATTGATTGTCAGTGAGAAAGAGTTACTTTTGAAGAGTTTGGAGTCTCTGAACTTTGATTTCGAGGAAATGTCAAGGAAGGCTGCCCAATCCGAAACGAGTAATGATGACTTGCAGAGCAGAGTAGGTGACTTGCAGAAGAAACTGAATGAAATGCTTGGAGCAGAGGAGCGTATTCATCATCTTGAAGGTGAAATAAGAAGATTGGAAGATGTGATCAAAGATTTCCTTTGGACTTCTGAAGCAGATGATGTGTTATTTAGCTCTGGTAGCACTGAATCTTTGGAGCAGCTAATAAGGAAGCTTATAGATAAGTATACCACACTTTCTTTGGGGAAACCTACTGAGTCTGATACAACTCCTCTTGAGCATGTTGGTAAAGGGGCTGATCTCTCTcatgaagaaaagagagaaagtaATGTCAGTTGCGATGAAGATGCAGATGGAGGTGCCCTCAACAGAAAATTGGAGGATGCTTTAAGCGACTTGTTGTCATTGAAGGAGGAAAAGGAGAGTATTGCGTTGAAAAATCAATCATTGGTTCGTGAACTGGAAGAATTGGGTATCAGAAATAAAGAACTGCAACATCTACTCAATCAAGAGGAACAGAAGTCATCTTCTTTAAGAGAAAAATTGAATGTTGCAGTTAGGAAAGGTAAGTCATTGGTGCAGCATCGGGACAGCCTGAAGCAATCAATTGAAGAACTGAATGGTGAAGTTGAGCGCTTAAAGTCCGAGATCAGATTGCAGGAAAATGCTATTTCAGACTATGAAGGAAGGATAAAAGATTTATCTGTATACCCTGAGAGGATAAAGACAATAGAATCTGAGTGTTCAATCCTGAGAGATCAGTTGGAAGAAAAAGAGTACACCTTGAGCATGATTTTGTGTACCCTGGATGAAGTTAATGTTGGCTCTAACATCGATAATCCAGTTGAGAAGCTAAAAAGAGTTGGGCAATTATGCCATGATTTGCAATCAGCTCTTGCATCTTCTGAACATGAAACAAAGAAATCTAAAAGAGCAGCTGAGCTACTTCTTGCCGAGTTAAATGAGGTGCAAGAAAGAAATGATGGCCTCCAAGAGGAGCTAGCAAAGTCTCTGAGTGAACTCTCTGGACTGTCCAAGCAAAAAGAATCTGCTGAAGTTGCTAAACATGAAGCTCTTGCACGTTTAGAAAAGTTATCTTCCGTTCACTCAGAAGAAAGAAAGAGCCAATTAGCTGAAATTACGATGCTAAAATCTGGTGTGGATCAGCTAGGGAAGGATCTCTATGTTGTTGACCGTTTGCTCACTGATGTTTTATCCAAGGATTTGGAGACTATGCACCATCTTGGTTCTAGTATGAAAGTTTGCCAAGAACCAACTGATCAAAATCACTTTCCTCTACTTGTGGCTGATTCAAGTGGCCTTACCTTTGCGGAACCAGAAAACAAG GTTTTTGGGAAAGAAATTGGTTCTATCAACCAAAAGTTAAACAGGCACTCACATTTATTGCATGAAGAAGCTGCTCGTTtatctgaaatattaaaaacCATACATGAAGAAATATCCCACGACAAGCAGCACTCAAATTCATTGAAGACAGACCTGATGCGGTTAGAATCTATTCAAAAGGAGAAAGATGCAGAATTGCTTATGGTGCAAAGATACAATGCTATGCTTTATGAAGCTTGTACCACTTTGGTCATGGAAATTGAAAGCAGAAAATCCCAATTGGTTGGAAGCAGCTTAGCTTCTGGGGCTCCCAAAATCAATTCTGTGTATCAAAGTTTAGCTGAAGGACATGATTTGGCTGAGATGACTGACCGGTTTACTGAGGAAGGTATTAGGTCAGTAATAGAGAAATTATTCATGGCTGTGAAAGATATTATGAGTGTGCAAAATGATATCACTGAATTTGGTCAAAGGGATATGAAAGCTGCTATAGCAAGTCTGCAGAAAGAACTTCAGGACAAAGATGTTCAGAGAGAGAAAATATGTGCAGAACTTGTTAGTCAGATTAAGGAAGCTGAATCTATTTCAAAGAGTTATTTACAAGAGCTTCAGATAGCAAAATCTCAGATGGATGATTTACACAGGAAGGTGAAACTGATGGAGAAGGAACAAGATTCTCTGACACACAGGATAAAAGAACTGCAAGATCAGGAATCTAACTCTGCTGACTTACAGTTAAGAGTTAAATCACTTGAAGACATGCTAGAGGCAAAGGAACAAG AAAACGAAGCACTGATGCAAGCACTTGAGGAGGAGGAGGCCCAAATGGAAGACAAAACAAACAAGATTGAGGAAATGGAGAGACTCTTgcttcaaaaaaataaagatatggaGAACCTTGAAGTTTCCCGTGGAAAGACCATGAAGAAGCTTTCTGTTACAGTAAGCAAATTTGATGAACTTCATCAACTATCTGAAAGCCTTCTGTCTGAGGTTGAGAATCTTCAGTCACAATTACAAGAGCGAGATACAGAGATTTCTTTCTTGAGGCAAGAAGTTACAAGATGCACTAATGATGCAATAGCTTCTGCTCAGATGAGTAGCAAAAGAGATAGTGATGAAATCCATGACTTTTTGGCATGGGTAGACAAGATGATTTCTCGAGTCCAGGCTCATGATATGGATTATGATGATGCAAAAGTTAACCAGATTCATGATTATAAAGAAATGTTAGAGAAACAGGTGGTGGCTGTAATATCTGAGGTGGAGGACCTGCGTGCACTGGCACAGACAAGAGATTTGATGTTGAAAGTAGAGAAAGATAAAGTAGAACAGCTGGTGAGGAAAGAAGAATTTCTTGAGAACTCTTTGCGTGACAAGGAATCTCAATTAACCATGCTTCGAGGTGCTAGTGGCATGGGGCAACTAGCAAATTCTTCATCAGAGATTATAGAGATAGAGCCAATG GCCAACAAAAGGGTAGTGCCTGGAACTGTTGCATCTCAAGTTCGCAGTTTGCGAAAAACTAATAATGACCAAGTAGCTGTTGCTATAGATGTGGATCCTGATAGTGGGAAactagatgatgaagatgatgataagg CTCATGGTTTCAAGTCAATGACGACATCAAGAATCGTCCCACGGTTTACAAGACCCATAACCGACATGATAGATGGTCTATG GGTATCCTGTGATCGGACACTAATGCGGCAGCCTGTTCTACGGCTTAGTGTGATCATCTATTGGGTTGTGTTGCATGCTCTTCTTGCGACATTTGTAGTATGA